From one Burkholderia latens genomic stretch:
- a CDS encoding ABC transporter permease: protein MIFQGFGPLLWAGTVETVKLAVLSLAASLVLGLAGAAAKLSTNRVLKSVGTFYTTLIRAVPDLVLMLLLFYGIQILLNNATDLLGWDQIDIDPFVAGVVTLGFIYGAYFTETFRGAFLAVPRGQLEAGFAYGMSGWRVFHRILFPQMMRFALPGIGNNWQVLVKATALVSIIGLADVVKASQDAGKSTLDFFFFTLAAGAIYLAITTVSNVVLHHLEKRYSVGVRRLAL, encoded by the coding sequence ATGATTTTCCAAGGATTTGGCCCGCTGCTGTGGGCCGGCACGGTCGAGACCGTGAAGCTCGCGGTGCTGTCGCTCGCCGCGTCGCTCGTACTGGGCCTCGCTGGCGCGGCCGCGAAACTGTCGACCAATCGCGTGCTCAAGTCGGTCGGCACGTTCTATACGACGCTGATCCGCGCGGTGCCCGACCTCGTGCTGATGCTGCTGCTGTTCTACGGGATACAAATCCTGCTGAACAACGCGACGGACCTGCTCGGCTGGGATCAGATCGACATCGACCCGTTCGTCGCCGGTGTGGTGACGCTCGGCTTCATCTACGGCGCATACTTCACCGAGACGTTTCGCGGTGCGTTCCTCGCGGTGCCGCGCGGCCAGCTCGAAGCCGGTTTCGCATACGGGATGAGCGGCTGGCGCGTGTTTCACCGGATCCTGTTTCCGCAGATGATGCGCTTCGCGCTGCCCGGGATCGGCAACAACTGGCAGGTGCTCGTGAAGGCGACCGCGCTCGTGTCGATCATCGGCCTCGCGGATGTGGTGAAGGCGTCGCAGGACGCCGGCAAGAGCACGCTCGATTTCTTCTTCTTCACGCTTGCGGCCGGCGCGATCTACCTCGCGATCACGACGGTGTCGAACGTCGTGCTGCACCACCTCGAGAAGCGTTATTCCGTCGGCGTCCGGAGGCTTGCACTGTGA
- a CDS encoding OmpA/MotB family protein — protein MTARTDAARVRAPERARDDDEAEGTQSGRWLISYADLITTLMVLFLALYVLQLAKYNALDARYQTLARHESGAASATAAAPAMPDRAPAWLASLDALKKNGRISLVRAPHGIEIGIDAKVLFNVGDAHLLPDAAPVLSQIARALSEHASGDILVEGHTDSVPIANAKYESNWELSSARAGSVVRYLAERGVAPHRLAAIGRADTQPLVAGDDAAARARNRRVTIFVAY, from the coding sequence ATGACCGCTCGAACTGACGCGGCGCGCGTGCGTGCGCCTGAGCGCGCGCGCGACGACGATGAAGCCGAAGGCACGCAATCGGGGCGCTGGCTGATCTCGTATGCGGACCTCATCACGACGCTGATGGTGCTGTTTCTCGCGCTGTACGTGCTGCAGCTCGCGAAATACAACGCACTCGATGCGCGGTATCAGACGCTCGCGCGCCACGAGAGCGGCGCAGCCAGTGCAACGGCCGCCGCGCCCGCGATGCCGGATCGCGCGCCCGCATGGCTCGCTTCGCTCGACGCGCTGAAGAAGAACGGCCGCATTTCGCTCGTGCGCGCACCGCACGGGATCGAGATCGGCATCGACGCGAAGGTGCTGTTCAACGTCGGCGATGCGCACCTGTTGCCGGACGCCGCACCGGTACTGAGCCAGATCGCGCGCGCGCTGAGCGAGCACGCGAGCGGCGACATCCTCGTCGAAGGGCATACCGACAGCGTGCCGATCGCGAACGCGAAATACGAATCGAACTGGGAGCTGTCGTCCGCGCGGGCGGGCAGCGTCGTGCGCTATCTGGCCGAGCGCGGCGTCGCGCCGCATCGGCTCGCGGCGATCGGCCGGGCCGATACGCAGCCGCTCGTCGCCGGCGACGATGCGGCTGCGCGCGCGCGCAACCGGCGCGTGACCATCTTCGTCGCGTATTGA
- a CDS encoding flagellar motor protein yields the protein MDLLTLVGVVVGGAAIVFGFALEGGHFSMLFQFEALVIVLGGTLGAVMIQNTWARFFDAVKQLRLAFVRAQEVDRKHLTDVLEWGDRAKLDGLLAFESMDVTGIHPFARRGLELLANGVPTAVLEDALHRDLDAYERSRLAAARVWQQAGGYAPTFGILGSVLGLVQVTSHILEPAQLGPGIAVAFIATLYGLAFANLVFLPLYGKLRAQIDSELRFRKLYLDGLLAISRKESPHTIETRLTGDVRGRAAESLA from the coding sequence ATGGACCTGTTGACCCTGGTTGGCGTGGTAGTCGGCGGCGCGGCGATCGTGTTCGGCTTCGCGCTGGAAGGCGGGCATTTTTCGATGCTGTTCCAGTTCGAAGCGCTCGTGATCGTGCTCGGCGGAACGCTCGGCGCGGTGATGATCCAGAACACGTGGGCGCGCTTCTTCGACGCGGTGAAGCAGCTGCGGCTCGCGTTCGTGCGCGCGCAGGAAGTCGATCGCAAGCACCTGACCGACGTGCTGGAATGGGGCGATCGCGCGAAGCTCGACGGGTTGCTTGCATTTGAATCGATGGACGTGACCGGCATTCATCCGTTCGCGCGGCGCGGGCTCGAACTGCTCGCGAACGGCGTGCCGACCGCCGTGCTCGAGGACGCGCTGCATCGCGACCTGGATGCATACGAGCGCAGCCGGCTCGCCGCCGCCCGCGTGTGGCAGCAGGCCGGCGGCTATGCGCCGACGTTCGGCATTCTCGGCTCGGTGCTCGGGCTCGTGCAGGTGACGAGCCACATCCTCGAACCGGCGCAGCTCGGGCCGGGCATCGCGGTCGCGTTCATCGCGACGCTGTACGGCCTCGCGTTCGCGAACCTGGTGTTTCTGCCGCTCTACGGGAAGCTGCGTGCGCAGATCGACAGCGAGCTGCGGTTTCGCAAGCTGTATCTGGACGGCCTGCTCGCCATCTCGCGCAAGGAATCACCGCACACGATCGAAACGCGTCTGACCGGCGACGTGCGCGGACGTGCGGCCGAGTCGCTCGCATGA
- a CDS encoding glutathione S-transferase family protein yields the protein MESTRQTTLTISSRNYSSWSMRGWLLAKLSGLEFETVSVPIDATSRAELLLLSPSILVPCLTHDGSTVWDTLAIAEYLNEIRPDARLLPDDRHARAHCRSICGEMHSGFSALRSALPMNLRAHFPGFRIWSRAQHDIERIMTIWRECLSAYGGPWLFGAQIGIADAMYAPVVTRFLTYDVKLPPDIADYCMRILAHPFVAEWIDAAQAEHEDIDELDMEF from the coding sequence ATGGAATCGACCCGACAAACGACATTGACCATCAGCAGCCGCAATTATTCGTCGTGGTCGATGCGGGGATGGCTGCTCGCGAAGCTGAGCGGGCTCGAGTTCGAGACGGTCAGCGTGCCGATCGATGCGACCTCGCGCGCGGAACTGCTGCTGCTGTCGCCGTCGATACTCGTGCCATGCCTGACGCACGACGGCAGCACGGTGTGGGACACGCTGGCGATTGCCGAATACCTGAACGAAATCCGGCCCGATGCGCGGCTGCTGCCCGACGATCGCCATGCGCGTGCGCATTGCCGGTCGATCTGCGGCGAGATGCACTCCGGTTTCAGCGCATTGCGCTCCGCGCTGCCGATGAACCTGCGTGCGCATTTTCCCGGTTTCCGGATCTGGTCGCGTGCGCAGCACGACATCGAACGCATCATGACGATTTGGCGCGAATGCCTGTCCGCGTACGGCGGCCCCTGGCTGTTCGGCGCGCAGATCGGTATCGCCGATGCGATGTACGCGCCGGTCGTCACGCGCTTCCTGACCTACGACGTGAAACTCCCGCCCGATATCGCCGACTACTGCATGCGCATACTCGCGCATCCGTTCGTCGCCGAATGGATCGACGCGGCGCAGGCGGAGCACGAGGATATCGACGAACTCGACATGGAGTTCTGA
- a CDS encoding ABC transporter ATP-binding protein translates to MYKLTVENLHKKFGDNEVLKGVSMKAKAGDVISIIGSSGSGKSTFLRCINFLEQPCSGQITIGAEPIQTTRDRNGALRVADQKQLQRMRTKLSMVFQHFNLWAHMTVLENVIEAPMAVLGIGKDEAVARARKYLEKVGLAPRVEGMYPSHLSGGQQQRVAIARALAMEPEVMLFDEPTSALDPELVGEVLKVMQQLAEEGRTMVVVTHEMGFARNVSNHVIFLHQGKIEEEGDPQQILVNPKSERLGQFLSGRLK, encoded by the coding sequence ATGTACAAGCTCACCGTTGAAAACCTGCACAAGAAGTTCGGCGACAACGAGGTGTTGAAGGGTGTGTCGATGAAGGCGAAGGCCGGCGACGTGATCAGCATCATCGGCTCGAGCGGCTCCGGCAAGAGCACCTTCCTGCGCTGCATCAACTTCCTCGAGCAACCGTGCTCGGGGCAGATCACGATCGGCGCCGAGCCGATCCAGACCACGCGCGACCGCAACGGGGCGCTGCGCGTGGCCGACCAGAAGCAGTTGCAGCGAATGCGCACGAAGCTGTCGATGGTGTTCCAGCACTTCAATCTGTGGGCGCACATGACCGTGCTGGAGAACGTGATCGAGGCGCCGATGGCCGTGCTCGGAATCGGGAAAGACGAGGCGGTTGCGCGCGCACGCAAGTATCTGGAGAAGGTCGGGCTCGCGCCGCGCGTCGAAGGGATGTATCCGTCGCACTTGTCGGGCGGCCAGCAGCAGCGCGTCGCGATCGCGCGTGCGCTCGCGATGGAGCCGGAGGTGATGCTGTTCGACGAGCCGACGTCGGCGCTCGATCCGGAACTCGTCGGCGAAGTGCTGAAGGTGATGCAGCAGCTCGCCGAGGAAGGCCGCACGATGGTCGTCGTCACCCACGAGATGGGTTTCGCGCGCAACGTGTCGAACCACGTGATCTTCCTGCATCAGGGAAAGATCGAGGAAGAGGGCGACCCGCAACAGATTCTCGTCAACCCGAAGAGCGAGCGGCTCGGACAGTTTTTGTCGGGGCGACTGAAGTAG
- a CDS encoding DUF3761 domain-containing protein, protein MKKTMLIAALAAGMGMSIGAFAQVPASAPAGTTGLCKDGSFYSGASKKGACAGHKGVKTWYGASAAVAASAPAAAPAVAASASAASGAAPAKSAPAAAPGGGAGKVWVNDSTKVYHCSTDKYYGKTKHGSYMSEADAKAKGYHASHGKACS, encoded by the coding sequence ATGAAAAAGACGATGTTGATCGCCGCGCTCGCCGCCGGCATGGGTATGTCGATCGGTGCGTTCGCGCAGGTTCCGGCGAGCGCGCCGGCCGGCACGACGGGCCTGTGCAAGGACGGCTCGTTCTACTCGGGTGCGTCGAAGAAGGGCGCGTGCGCGGGCCACAAGGGCGTGAAGACATGGTACGGCGCGTCGGCCGCAGTCGCGGCCAGCGCGCCGGCTGCAGCGCCTGCGGTTGCTGCTTCGGCTTCCGCGGCGTCCGGCGCCGCGCCCGCGAAGAGCGCACCCGCTGCGGCGCCCGGCGGCGGCGCGGGCAAGGTATGGGTCAACGACAGCACGAAGGTCTACCACTGCTCGACCGACAAATACTATGGCAAGACCAAGCACGGCAGTTACATGTCGGAAGCCGATGCGAAAGCGAAGGGTTATCACGCGTCGCACGGGAAGGCCTGTTCGTAA
- a CDS encoding Crp/Fnr family transcriptional regulator: MNRQQSWTRTAAPGEIIYSEGFAGEPVIFLIADGKVELSTRCDDKRVVVATLGRGEFFGEAALLGSEPRAHTAKALSFCQLTVVPAATLDDEIEHVSALLRHIVRTMIRRVKRKDDQLATYTHADFMPGVVSYAHVLSLMAGAETRGSDDAWSRRPMQAHAAETSVPLADVIRRCRAIAGHSRPHVLAMLRRMEKLNLVTIGAAHADHAGGAVEHGASADARQVVTFDAARVVDRAQQVADHELDVSINCELELIELVDLEALIGVDRKLLLNKLSHGEIADEVFAFRKSKVLGYVEQKGVAYFSRRSPRAGGDVRSLEDIVWVDQRTLFDVISAFDTYDLAKLIASLDDRAVADKLFSVMTEARRNEVSWVMRRELKLDPIEVEEIERRVLDAVRAAKAPAAVAPLASSDA, from the coding sequence TTGAATCGTCAGCAATCGTGGACGCGTACGGCCGCGCCCGGAGAGATCATTTACTCGGAGGGCTTCGCCGGCGAGCCCGTCATCTTTCTGATCGCCGACGGCAAGGTCGAGTTGTCCACGCGCTGCGACGACAAGCGCGTCGTCGTCGCGACGCTCGGGCGCGGCGAATTCTTCGGCGAAGCGGCACTGCTCGGATCCGAACCGCGCGCGCATACCGCGAAGGCGCTGTCGTTCTGCCAGCTCACGGTCGTGCCGGCCGCGACGCTCGACGACGAAATCGAGCACGTGTCGGCGCTGCTGCGTCATATCGTGCGCACGATGATCCGGCGCGTGAAGCGCAAGGACGACCAGCTCGCGACCTATACGCACGCGGACTTCATGCCGGGCGTGGTGTCGTATGCGCACGTGCTGTCGCTGATGGCGGGCGCCGAAACGCGCGGCTCGGACGACGCGTGGTCGCGGCGGCCGATGCAGGCGCATGCGGCCGAGACGTCGGTGCCGCTCGCTGACGTGATTCGCCGCTGCCGCGCGATTGCCGGTCATTCGCGTCCGCACGTGCTCGCGATGCTGCGCCGCATGGAAAAGCTCAATCTCGTCACGATCGGCGCCGCGCACGCCGATCACGCCGGCGGTGCGGTCGAACATGGCGCGTCGGCGGATGCGCGCCAGGTCGTCACGTTCGATGCCGCGCGCGTGGTCGATCGCGCGCAGCAGGTCGCCGATCACGAACTCGACGTATCGATCAACTGCGAACTCGAGCTGATCGAACTCGTCGATCTCGAAGCGCTGATCGGCGTCGACCGGAAGCTGCTGCTCAACAAGCTGTCGCACGGCGAGATCGCGGACGAAGTGTTCGCGTTCCGCAAGTCGAAAGTGCTCGGCTATGTCGAGCAGAAGGGCGTTGCGTATTTCTCGCGGCGCAGCCCGCGCGCCGGCGGCGACGTGCGCTCGCTCGAGGACATCGTGTGGGTCGACCAGCGCACGCTGTTCGACGTGATCAGCGCATTCGACACGTACGATCTCGCGAAGCTGATCGCGAGCCTCGACGACCGCGCGGTGGCGGACAAGCTGTTCTCCGTGATGACGGAAGCGCGGCGCAACGAGGTGTCGTGGGTGATGCGCCGCGAGTTGAAGCTCGATCCGATCGAGGTCGAGGAGATCGAACGCCGCGTGCTGGACGCCGTGCGCGCGGCCAAGGCGCCGGCGGCCGTCGCGCCGCTGGCTTCGTCCGACGCATGA
- a CDS encoding cupin domain-containing protein, translating to MSTPTPTAFSHVRPQDTPYRGEGLRDFFLYRDLGIAGATNGRVVAQLVRANHAPAAGTGWHRHEADFHIVIMLKGWARFMYGERETLVNAGDCVHQAPGIVHYLFDYSPDMEYLEIVGPADFKSIDVEGPCDVPAPTPWGDAGA from the coding sequence ATGAGCACGCCGACACCTACCGCGTTTTCCCATGTGAGGCCGCAGGACACGCCGTATCGAGGCGAGGGCCTGCGCGACTTCTTCCTGTATCGCGATCTCGGCATCGCGGGCGCGACGAACGGCCGGGTCGTCGCGCAACTCGTCAGGGCGAATCATGCACCGGCGGCGGGCACCGGCTGGCACCGTCACGAGGCGGATTTCCACATCGTGATCATGCTCAAGGGCTGGGCGCGCTTCATGTACGGCGAACGCGAGACACTCGTGAATGCCGGCGACTGCGTGCACCAGGCGCCGGGCATCGTCCATTACCTGTTCGACTACTCGCCGGACATGGAGTATCTGGAAATCGTCGGGCCCGCCGATTTCAAGTCGATCGACGTCGAAGGGCCGTGCGACGTTCCCGCGCCGACGCCGTGGGGCGACGCGGGCGCGTAA
- a CDS encoding polyhydroxyalkanoate depolymerase: MNLLAYPLYQWSAECLRPARAWAAATRAAMSLWPPATSTPTGRMIDALCELLECCAFSHRRPPFGIASAVVDGHTVPIVEEAAAASPFGTLLHFRKAGTVARQPRVLIVAPMSGHFATLLRGTVSTMLADHDVYITDWHNPRDIPLSAGRFGFDEYVEHVIDFIRQIGPDAHVLAICQPTVAALSAVALMAAAGDPAQPASLTLMAGPIDCRVNPTKVNALATSRPIEWFARNLISVVPPGFVGAQRRVYPGFVQVGAFMSMNPDRHAASFADLYFERAKGDPAKADTLRSFYDEYFATADLTAEFYLETVEKVFQQYALARGELMVGDRLVEPAAIHRTALLTIEGEKDDICAVGQTVAAQELCSGLPSYLKTHHVQTGAGHYGVFNGSRWETQIYPIVRATIHDNEPYDRTADPAGDASGAHYVTLRALLDARTRVDDAATSVAQCAQAR; this comes from the coding sequence ATGAACCTGCTTGCCTATCCGCTTTACCAATGGTCTGCGGAATGCCTGCGTCCCGCGCGCGCATGGGCCGCCGCCACACGCGCGGCGATGTCGCTGTGGCCGCCCGCCACGTCGACCCCGACGGGCCGCATGATCGACGCGCTGTGCGAACTGCTCGAATGCTGCGCGTTCTCGCACCGGCGTCCGCCGTTCGGCATCGCATCGGCCGTCGTCGACGGCCACACGGTGCCCATCGTCGAGGAAGCCGCCGCGGCGTCGCCGTTCGGCACGCTGCTGCATTTCCGAAAGGCGGGAACAGTCGCACGGCAGCCGCGCGTGCTGATCGTCGCGCCGATGTCCGGACATTTCGCGACGCTGTTGCGCGGCACGGTCAGCACGATGCTCGCCGATCACGATGTCTACATCACCGACTGGCATAACCCGCGCGACATCCCGCTGTCGGCCGGGCGCTTCGGTTTCGACGAATACGTCGAACACGTGATCGATTTCATTCGGCAGATCGGGCCGGACGCGCACGTGCTCGCGATCTGCCAGCCGACCGTCGCCGCGCTGTCGGCGGTCGCACTGATGGCCGCCGCCGGCGATCCGGCACAGCCCGCGAGCCTGACGCTGATGGCGGGGCCGATCGACTGCCGCGTGAATCCGACGAAAGTCAACGCGCTCGCGACGAGCCGGCCGATCGAGTGGTTTGCGCGCAATCTGATCAGCGTCGTGCCGCCCGGCTTCGTCGGCGCGCAGCGTCGCGTGTATCCGGGCTTCGTGCAGGTCGGCGCATTCATGTCGATGAATCCGGACCGGCATGCGGCGTCGTTTGCCGATCTGTACTTCGAGCGTGCGAAAGGCGACCCGGCGAAAGCCGACACGCTGCGCAGCTTCTATGACGAATACTTCGCGACCGCCGATCTCACCGCGGAGTTCTATCTGGAGACCGTCGAGAAGGTGTTTCAGCAATACGCGCTCGCGCGCGGCGAACTGATGGTGGGCGACCGGCTGGTCGAGCCCGCCGCGATCCACCGCACCGCTCTGCTGACGATCGAGGGCGAGAAGGACGACATCTGCGCAGTCGGCCAGACCGTGGCCGCGCAGGAGCTGTGTTCGGGGTTGCCGTCGTACCTGAAAACGCATCACGTGCAGACGGGCGCGGGCCACTACGGGGTGTTCAACGGCAGTCGCTGGGAAACGCAGATCTATCCGATCGTGCGGGCGACGATCCACGACAACGAGCCGTACGACCGGACCGCCGATCCCGCTGGCGACGCGAGCGGCGCGCACTACGTGACGCTGCGCGCGTTGCTCGATGCGCGCACGCGCGTCGACGACGCGGCGACATCCGTCGCGCAATGCGCTCAGGCGCGCTGA
- a CDS encoding HHHH-motif protein, translating into MTRIAKILAAAAVAGAVLMPALAEAHSHRVCHFDHHHHRTCRWVR; encoded by the coding sequence ATGACCCGCATCGCGAAGATTCTGGCCGCGGCGGCTGTCGCGGGCGCCGTCCTCATGCCGGCGCTTGCCGAAGCCCATTCGCACCGCGTGTGCCATTTCGATCACCACCATCACCGTACGTGCCGCTGGGTACGTTGA
- a CDS encoding ABC transporter permease, with the protein MIELISQYWQNYLYTDGYRFSGLAITLWLLVVSIALGFALAVPLAIARASSNRWISGPVWLYTYVFRGTPLYVQLLMCYTGIYSLQVVHNHVLLDTFFRNAMNCTLLAFVLNECAYATEIFAGAIKATSAGEIEAGMAYGMSRFKLYTRIILPSALRRSLPSYSNEVILMLHATTLAFTATVPDILKVTRDVNSATYMSFQAYGIAAVLYAVVVFTLIWAFRKLETRWLAYLSPRGH; encoded by the coding sequence GTGATCGAACTCATCAGTCAGTACTGGCAGAACTATCTGTACACCGACGGCTACCGCTTCAGCGGCCTCGCGATCACGCTGTGGCTGCTGGTCGTGTCGATCGCGCTCGGCTTCGCACTGGCCGTGCCGCTCGCGATCGCACGCGCATCGTCGAACCGCTGGATCTCCGGCCCGGTGTGGCTCTACACGTACGTGTTCCGCGGCACGCCGCTCTACGTGCAGCTGCTGATGTGCTACACCGGCATCTACAGCCTGCAGGTCGTGCACAACCACGTGCTGCTCGACACGTTCTTCCGCAACGCGATGAACTGCACGCTGCTCGCGTTCGTGCTGAACGAGTGCGCGTACGCGACCGAGATCTTCGCGGGCGCGATCAAGGCAACGTCGGCAGGCGAGATTGAGGCCGGAATGGCATACGGGATGTCGCGCTTCAAGCTCTACACGCGCATCATCCTGCCGTCCGCGCTGCGCCGCTCGCTGCCGAGCTACAGCAACGAAGTGATCCTGATGCTGCATGCGACGACGCTCGCGTTTACCGCGACCGTGCCCGACATCCTGAAGGTCACGCGCGACGTGAACTCGGCGACGTACATGTCGTTCCAGGCATACGGCATCGCGGCCGTGCTGTACGCCGTCGTCGTATTCACGCTCATCTGGGCGTTCCGCAAGCTCGAGACGCGCTGGCTCGCGTACCTGTCGCCGCGCGGCCACTAA